A genomic window from Pseudogulbenkiania sp. MAI-1 includes:
- the rpsO gene encoding 30S ribosomal protein S15: protein MAITAAQKAEIVKNFQHKEGDTGSSEVQIALLTARINDLTPHFKANTKDHHSRRGLLKLVSRRRRLLDYLKRTDADSYRALITRLGLRK, encoded by the coding sequence ATGGCCATCACCGCCGCTCAAAAAGCAGAGATCGTTAAAAACTTCCAACACAAGGAAGGCGATACCGGTTCGTCGGAAGTGCAAATCGCCCTGCTGACCGCTCGTATCAACGATCTGACCCCGCACTTCAAGGCCAACACCAAGGATCATCACAGCCGTCGCGGCCTGCTGAAACTGGTGAGCCGTCGTCGCCGCCTGCTTGACTACCTCAAGCGCACCGACGCCGACAGCTACCGTGCCCTGATCACCCGTCTGGGTCTGCGCAAGTAA
- the truB gene encoding tRNA pseudouridine(55) synthase TruB — MTQMRRKKRAVSGVLLLDKPYNVTSNSALLKARWLYSAAKAGHTGVLDPLATGLLPVCLGEATKFSSYLLDADKGYRATICFGKVTSTGDLEGEVLRERPVTFDEAALRRVMAQFLGPISQVPPMYSALKFQGKPLYEYARAGVDIERQARDVIIHALELVSFDGREAVVDVLCSKGTYVRTLAEDIGEALGCGAFLTGLRRTTTGGFALDRAITLEALEAVAEAERDALLLPVDVLVAHLPEIALAPEEAGRFRQGQPVRIAKKCETMPRFRVYLAQTREFVGLGEVREPGVLSPLRLMAASAAEA, encoded by the coding sequence ATGACGCAGATGCGTCGCAAGAAGCGCGCCGTCAGCGGCGTGCTGCTGCTGGACAAGCCGTACAACGTTACCAGCAACTCGGCTTTGCTCAAGGCGCGCTGGCTGTATAGCGCCGCCAAGGCTGGGCATACCGGCGTGCTCGACCCGCTCGCCACCGGCCTGTTGCCGGTGTGCCTGGGCGAAGCCACCAAGTTTTCGTCCTACCTGCTCGACGCCGACAAGGGCTATCGGGCAACGATCTGCTTCGGCAAGGTGACTTCCACCGGCGACCTCGAAGGCGAGGTACTGCGCGAGCGTCCGGTAACGTTCGACGAGGCCGCGCTGCGCCGCGTGATGGCGCAGTTTCTCGGCCCGATCAGCCAGGTGCCGCCGATGTATTCGGCGCTCAAGTTCCAGGGCAAGCCGCTGTACGAGTACGCCCGGGCCGGGGTCGACATCGAGCGCCAGGCGCGCGACGTGATCATCCATGCGCTGGAACTGGTCAGCTTCGATGGCCGCGAGGCGGTGGTCGACGTGCTGTGCAGCAAGGGCACCTACGTGCGCACACTGGCCGAGGATATCGGCGAGGCGCTGGGCTGCGGGGCTTTCCTGACCGGCCTGCGGCGCACCACCACCGGCGGTTTCGCGCTGGATCGGGCGATCACGCTGGAGGCGCTGGAGGCCGTGGCCGAAGCCGAGCGCGACGCATTGCTGCTGCCGGTGGACGTGCTGGTGGCGCACCTGCCGGAGATCGCCCTGGCGCCGGAAGAGGCGGGTCGTTTTCGCCAGGGGCAGCCGGTGCGCATTGCGAAAAAATGTGAGACAATGCCACGCTTCCGGGTTTACCTAGCGCAAACGCGGGAATTTGTCGGGCTGGGGGAGGTCAGAGAACCTGGCGTTCTTTCCCCCCTTCGGCTCATGGCTGCCTCGGCAGCCGAAGCGTGA